From Novipirellula artificiosorum, the proteins below share one genomic window:
- a CDS encoding sigma-70 family RNA polymerase sigma factor codes for MGNFDATNGDPESSLRHSWSIGPLRPWLLRIAVKEIPDHLRGKIDPSDVVQQTLLDAWRGDAGFRGSSHAQRLAWLRVILRRVVLQNQRGLRAAKRGDGIERVINDAINRTSVRIEDIAVGKEPKPDEAVEDAEQNLLVSSAIERLPEEYQRVIELRHFEHFTHAEIASKMERSPAAIRMLWIRALIALRQMVDKAE; via the coding sequence ATGGGTAATTTCGACGCTACAAACGGCGATCCCGAGAGCAGTTTGCGTCACAGTTGGTCGATTGGCCCGCTGCGCCCGTGGTTGTTACGAATTGCAGTGAAGGAGATTCCGGATCATTTGCGAGGCAAGATTGATCCGTCGGACGTTGTCCAGCAAACGCTGCTTGATGCCTGGCGAGGCGACGCTGGTTTTCGTGGATCGTCTCACGCCCAGCGATTGGCATGGTTACGAGTCATTCTGCGTCGCGTGGTTTTGCAAAACCAGCGAGGGTTGCGGGCCGCCAAGCGAGGCGACGGTATCGAGCGAGTAATCAACGACGCGATCAACCGAACAAGTGTTCGCATCGAGGATATCGCAGTTGGCAAGGAGCCCAAGCCGGATGAAGCGGTAGAGGACGCCGAGCAAAATCTGCTCGTTTCCTCTGCAATCGAACGCTTACCCGAAGAGTACCAACGCGTGATCGAACTGCGACATTTCGAGCATTTCACTCACGCTGAGATCGCGTCGAAAATGGAGCGTTCACCTGCCGCAATTCGCATGCTGTGGATCCGCGCATTGATTGCGCTTCGGCAAATGGTTGACAAGGCTGAGTGA
- a CDS encoding Dabb family protein: MARLAHHVFFVLKDRSPESIESLASACEKYLDGHEGVVDFSVGTREAELNRPVNLDFDVSLHVIFRDRPSHDAYQTVEPHLQFIAEQKDNWETVTVCDSNLR; the protein is encoded by the coding sequence ATGGCTCGCTTGGCCCACCACGTTTTCTTCGTTCTCAAGGACCGCAGCCCCGAATCGATCGAGTCGCTCGCCAGTGCTTGTGAGAAGTATCTCGACGGTCACGAGGGTGTCGTCGACTTTTCGGTCGGCACACGCGAAGCGGAACTCAATCGGCCCGTCAACCTCGACTTTGACGTTTCCCTGCACGTGATTTTCAGAGACCGCCCGTCGCACGACGCCTACCAAACAGTCGAGCCGCATCTGCAATTCATCGCCGAGCAAAAGGACAACTGGGAAACGGTCACCGTTTGTGACAGCAACTTGCGGTAA
- a CDS encoding FHA domain-containing protein — protein MDTESKPDFAGPYGQLTPTGGGDIIPLVKDRLLIGRRGECDIQLKFANVSGQHCRLTLEHGYWFIRDLNSRNGIKVDGRPVIRKRLDPHCKVSIAKHHFTIEYEPQLLGAYGPPPADDDYLEDLMKSSLMDRAGLKKRDPKSPYSNRDLNE, from the coding sequence GTGGATACTGAATCAAAACCTGACTTCGCCGGTCCCTATGGCCAGCTAACCCCCACCGGCGGCGGGGACATTATCCCTCTGGTGAAGGATCGCTTGTTGATCGGCCGTCGTGGGGAGTGTGACATCCAGTTGAAATTCGCCAACGTGTCGGGGCAGCATTGCCGCTTGACGTTAGAGCACGGGTATTGGTTCATTCGTGACTTGAACAGTCGCAACGGGATCAAGGTCGACGGCCGGCCAGTGATCCGCAAACGGCTCGATCCCCATTGCAAAGTGTCCATCGCCAAACACCATTTCACGATTGAATATGAGCCGCAGCTCCTCGGGGCCTACGGACCACCGCCCGCAGACGATGATTACCTAGAAGACTTGATGAAGAGCTCGCTGATGGACCGAGCGGGCCTGAAGAAACGGGACCCAAAGAGCCCCTATTCCAATCGCGATTTGAACGAGTAA